A stretch of the Dioscorea cayenensis subsp. rotundata cultivar TDr96_F1 chromosome 4, TDr96_F1_v2_PseudoChromosome.rev07_lg8_w22 25.fasta, whole genome shotgun sequence genome encodes the following:
- the LOC120259251 gene encoding uncharacterized protein LOC120259251, with product MFFFFVGGLEQQAGRVIAERAGRCIRCGSAADLVESEKVLKLFFVPVWRWRNGGQGFYCRDCGLLWPQALEDSGEKRRMIEGVLKCGNCERVVEPEFKFCPFCGSDL from the coding sequence atgttcttcttcttcgtaGGGGGATTGGAGCAGCAGGCGGGGAGGGTGATCGCAGAGAGGGCGGGGAGATGCATACGCTGTGGATCGGCTGCGGATCTGGTGGAATCCGAGAAGGTTTTGAAGCTTTTCTTTGTGCCGGTGTGGAGATGGAGAAACGGGGGTCAGGGCTTCTACTGCCGTGATTGTGGGTTGCTCTGGCCTCAGGCGTTGGAAGACTCCGGCGAGAAGCGGAGGATGATTGAAGGGGTGCTGAAGTGCGGGAACTGTGAGCGGGTTGTGGAACCGGAGTTCAAGTTTTGCCCTTTTTGTGGATCTGATCTGTGA
- the LOC120258747 gene encoding uncharacterized protein LOC120258747 → MTRDIMLSLSCGSLFLSPVSFSHLDSQLPHHQLHRRLSYTTDPDRAALSFSAVPPIKAGTPLSVPSLSLSLLSCSPFSWFPATTSPAHFAVKEVDVGLVANLGTLQRLPKIVGFGNAMDLALTAKAMGLVSRVFADPAKMDEGIFDRQG, encoded by the exons ATGACACGAGATATAATG TTATCTCTATCATGtggctctctctttctctctcctgtCTCGTTCTCCCATCTCGATTCCCAGCTACCACATCACCAGCTCCACCGGCGATTATCCTACACCACCGATCCTGACCGCGCCGCCCTTTCCTTCTCTGCTGTGCCCCCGATCAAAGCGGGCACTCCCCTTTCGGTTCctagtctctctctctctctcctgtcTTGTTCTCCCTTCTCTTGGTTCCCAGCTACCACATCACCAGCTCACTTTGCGGTCAAAGAGGTGGATGTGGGACTGGTCGCGAATCTCGGAACACTGCAGCGGCTTCCCAAGATCGTCGGCTTTGGCAACGCCATGGATCTCGCGCTCACGGCAAAGGCGATGGGGCTCGTTTCCAGGGTTTTCGCCGACCCGGCAAAGATGGACGAGGGCATCTTCGACCGCCAAGGGTAA